The region GCTTTTAAAGGAGGTACATTGGAACATGCAGAGAGAAGTACCCTGTGTTATGGGACACTGTGTGGGAAAAGGGGCTGCCAAGTTCAGCTGTAGTGACAAGATACAATTGCAAGGCAAGCTAACAGGGGCGCGCTTATCGAGACCGCAGTAAAAAGCGTTGGCTAACCCATTGACACCAGGCCGATATTTCAGcagccaacaacctcgaATTTAGCGGTATAAAACATTGTGGCCACTGTGAAACGTAGCCCGGTCAAGCAGAACTGGCCTTCCAAGGCGGCTTCACCCGTCTGCTAGCTGGCCTCCCGCGGGCTGGCTATCGAGGCTCTCAACCTGTCAGTAGCATCAAGTAAATGCATTAGCTTGGCCCGTCAGCTAAACGGGCCCTATCCTGAAAGCGTCCTTTTGTACTATCCTTTCGTCCTTCATGATCTCCCAGAACTCTTGATTGTGCTTCtgaagctcctcctcctctttctctgCGAATTCCACGTCTGGCTGTTCGAACGCGGCAATCGCGCTTTCCAGGGCTTCTTTCGGAAACCCGGTAGCGTTCAAGAGCGAGTCAAATCTGGACTCGGGGGTTGCTAACGGGTCAAGCTGGGCCGCAAGGGTGTATGTCCGCTCTGATTGCGAAGGCTTGACGATATGTACTGTCTTGGTGGGTTTGCCCGTTGGGAATGGCGAAACAAATACAACATTTGTAACGGCCGCGTTGACATTGGCCAACTCTACCGGCGTCTTGCTCTTTTCCGAGATGTCCCACTTCATGATCTGACCTCTTGGATGGCCCGTAAGAATGACTGTCCCGTCATAACTCATACTCAAGCAAGAGGCCGGCCCGAGCTCTGGTGGAGTTGCCCCAAAAGGTGACTCGATTTGTACCACAGTCGATGCCTCTTCTGACGACGGCCCGAGCAGAGGCTTCTCCCCGAACAGTTCTGTGACGAAAAGTGTGCCGTCCTCGCAGGACGCGCAAACAGCCCGCGATGAGGGGTCTAAGGAGACGCACAGAGGAAACTTGGGAAAGATGAGGGTCCGCAGGGCGTCGCCTGTTTGGTAATTCCAAATGATGCAAGACTTGTCCTTGCTGGCTGACACGCAGAAGTTTGTGCTGGCACTAACACTTGAGTTTGCGGACAGGGCCGTGATGCCTGCCCTGTGGTTGGAAAGGCTCCTCTCCGGTTCCGGTTCGGCGGCTGAGTCCAGCTCCAGAAGCTGGGACATGGACCACACATGGATATCGGAGTCATCAGAGCCTGTGAGAATGTGCGTGGGCGTGGCAACCACGCAGGAAACTGCCTGAACGTGGCGCGCAGGAGTCGACACTAGTCGGCCAGTGCATGTCTGTTTGATAGTGGTCAGTATCAAATGAGAAGGGGGCGGTGGGCTGGGTTCGTGGAAGTTCTCACCTCCCATAACATGAGACGCCCTTCAGCTGTACCCATGATGAGAACATCGCCGGACAAGGTTACACATCGTATCCTTTCTGGAAAGGCAACAAATGCCTCCTGGTTTCCACGTAACCTCGCGTAAACGTGCACGTAAGCTTTGCCCTCCTGCGCAGCGAACACATGCGTCTCGCTCACAGCAAGACAGTTCACTGGAACTGAGCTCTTTTTGAAGGTCGACTTGATGGAATAAGCTGGGCTCAGAGTATGAGTGTAGATGCCGATATCTTTGGAGATGGCAGTGTTGGATGAGAGCGGAGGGCCGCAGATGGCCGACACAAATGCTTCTGACAGCATCTTCCCCTTTCTCTCTGGTGGAAGCAAGAGAGGTCTATCCCCTTGCGTCGACCTCGTTGTGCCGTTGAGCTGCTTCTCGTTTTCCTTCCCGTCCCACACCAAAACCCGGGCAGCCGTTTCAGAGAATTGCGCAACGAGCCAACCACGAGGGGAAATAACGTCGTCCAGTTCTTGCGGTCTCGAGTGACGCCAAATGACGGGCAGCCGTCAGTTGAAATTCCGGCCGGTGAGTGCAGCTGGTAGCACGAACCCACTTGTGTATCGCCGTGAGACAATCACGCCCTTGGTTCGCCCCGGATCAGACCACGGAAtcagaaaagaagaaagcaaCAGTGAACCGGCCGCAAGATGGAGATATTTTTGAAAATCGGGACGCCACTATTGACGTGTGTGGGGTGGTGATCAGTGTGATATCCGTCGCCCTGTGAGGTTGAAATTTTGCCcatattctttttttttttttttttttttttgcttgctttTCCCATGCCTGCTACCTTTTAGCGCAGCAGCTTCGGGAATTTAGCGCCACGAAGGCGCACTGACCTCTGTGGGGGATCTCAGGGACCCAGGCACCCAGGATCCCCAGTCGATTCCGTGTCGATCTCAGCCGCAAAGGAAGTTCGTCTGGGGGGTTCACGGGTGCGGGGATAAGCGCTGTAACCCTGGATCGCGGTTTTCAGTCTGGGGGTTTAGTTCATCTGAATGATGTGTTTGGATGTGTATAATTTTGTCTCGTCTGTTTGCAACCCTCAACTCAAAGATCTGGATTTTATGATCAGagtctcttttcttttttttttttttgtttttttttttgcgcgGTGATCGTTGCCTTTTTTATGCCCTCATGCACCCTCTCGCCAGTCTGATTTGGCATAGGTAAGCCACGACTCATGCAGCTCTTCGTTGTCGGCTTGCAGCAGCATCCTGCTTTTCTGGAGGATGCATCTGACATGGCCACTGACGGGAGATAGCACCAGCCATCTATCTGCCACCAGTCACCCGACAGACAGCGCCAATGACGGAAGAGAAGCGCTGCATGTTTTGATCTGAAGCAATTCATGGACTGGCGCCCCCTGCATCAGATAAACGCAAGGCCGTATCTCAGCTGGCAACTGAACCTGTTCGGGAAGCCGACGGTTGGGCAGCATGAACCCACAGTCCGGTCTCCGAGTCTCGTCGTCATATCTCCATTGTGACCTGTCTCAATCTGGAatctttgttttcttttccacgtcgtgtgtggtgtgtggtgcAAAAGGTGCTTCCCGACGGCAGGTAGGTTGCATTGTATCGACCACCTCATGATGAGTGCCCATCAAGACTT is a window of Podospora pseudopauciseta strain CBS 411.78 chromosome 1, whole genome shotgun sequence DNA encoding:
- the IPI3 gene encoding Pre-rRNA-processing protein ipi3 (COG:S; EggNog:ENOG503NZGX), which translates into the protein MLSEAFVSAICGPPLSSNTAISKDIGIYTHTLSPAYSIKSTFKKSSVPVNCLAVSETHVFAAQEGKAYVHVYARLRGNQEAFVAFPERIRCVTLSGDVLIMGTAEGRLMLWETCTGRLVSTPARHVQAVSCVVATPTHILTGSDDSDIHVWSMSQLLELDSAAEPEPERSLSNHRAGITALSANSSVSASTNFCVSASKDKSCIIWNYQTGDALRTLIFPKFPLCVSLDPSSRAVCASCEDGTLFVTELFGEKPLLGPSSEEASTVVQIESPFGATPPELGPASCLSMSYDGTVILTGHPRGQIMKWDISEKSKTPVELANVNAAVTNVVFVSPFPTGKPTKTVHIVKPSQSERTYTLAAQLDPLATPESRFDSLLNATGFPKEALESAIAAFEQPDVEFAEKEEEELQKHNQEFWEIMKDERIVQKDAFRIGPV